Part of the Verrucomicrobiota bacterium genome, GATCTTTACGATGAATATCCGAAAGACGAATTCACTCTTCATGTGGCAAAGGGATTTCTGGGATACGCAGATGCGGAGTGGGGAGAGCTACTCAGCAAAATGGAATTACGTTAGAGAGAATCCTGTTCGAGCGGGGCTCGTATCAGAACCAAACGACTGGCTTTACCAAGGCGAGTTGAGTCAATTGTCTTTCTCATAGGATTTACGCGAGAAATAAACCATGGAGGGACATCGGCCCCGATGTCCGCGCTCCCAGATGGATGCAACAAAGACGCCGAGGCCGGCGTCCCTCCATAGAGGATTGCCGATCGAAAACCTCATCCTCCCAGAACAGCTCCCACACTCTCTCCTATAAAGACCTCAATCCTCTCCAGCAAAGGCTCACCTGCATCCTCGAACACGTAATGGCCGGCATTTTCGTAACGCTCTACCTCCGCATTTGGCATCCTTTGGATCCATTCATTGAGAAACACCTCATCAAAGCAAAAATCTTTGAGCCCCCAGGCCAGTAGGCAGGGTTTGGTCGCCAAATTCTTCAAACCTTTCTCCGCTTGAAGAATTGTCTTCCAAGTTGGATGACTTCTCCGCCATGGAATATCTTCGACAAACCGAGAGACGACGCGGCGCGATTTTCTTTCTCTCCAAGGAAATAGAAAACCATCTTCCACTGCTTCAGCCAATGGGTTCACAACTCCCTGCCGTGCAGCACCAATCGCAAACGCATTGAACTGTTCCATCAAAATCCGGCCGAGCAAAGGAACCCGGGCCAAACGGATCTGCCACGGCATACGATGGACTGGAAAGGCAGCGGTATTGAGAAAGACTGTCGCCAGTATTTTCTCTGCCTGAAGACCAGCCCGGTGGGCTCCAATCGCCCCACCCCAATCGTGAGCGACCAGCGCGTAGCGGTTTACACCCAATTCGCTAAGGACCATTCCAAGATTGTCCGAATGCTGCTCCATTCGTAGCGGAGCCTTCTGGGGATCGGACAAACCACACCCTTGGTGGTCTACAGCGATACAACGATAGGAGGATCGGAGCCGAAGGATCAGGTCTCGAAACAGGAACGACCAAGAGGGGTTCCCATGAACCATTACAACAACAGGACCTTCTCCTTCATTGACCACCGACAGCTCGCCGGTCTTCACCCGGACCCTCCTCGGCGTGAACGGATAAAGCAACCGGAGGGAAGGCGGGACTTCCTCGACCACCATCCCCTACCGTTCGAGAATCTCTACCTCGTAGCCGTCAGGATCAGTAATGAAGGCCATCTTGCTTCCGCCGCTGGTAAATTTCTCTTTCCAATTCTCCGGCCAGATCTCAACACCCTCGTCTTCCAGCTTTTGGCAATGCTCGACGATATCATCCACCCCGATGCAGGTATGCATCAGATCTTCAGGAAATTCGACTTTGAAATCCGGGGAGTAAGTCAGCTCCAGCATGTGCGCATTCCCCGGAAGCTCGAGGTGGGCGATCTGATTGCCCGCCGGGGACTTGTCGTTCCGCTTCGCCACCACGAAACCGCAAGTCTTAGAGTAGAACTCAATCGACTTTTCCAGATCGCTTACGCGAATTCGAGTGTGGAGGAATCGTATACCCATACCGTGAAGTAAGTCTCATGCCCGGAGAGGTTGCCAGCGGAAATTGCTCTAAACGTTCGATTGGAGTAACACCAAACCCGCGGGATAACCGAGCCCTGTAGCACGAAGGCGATAGCCATTGTAACCAGCTAGGCCAAAACTCGGCGTCGCCACCGCCAGCTGTTACTGCGTAAACCAGAAAACAAACCAAAGAGTCTGGTTCTCGCCGCCGAGGCCTAGACTTTCTATGAAAATGAGACACAAACACAAAAATTGCTTGCACAACAATAGATTTGGATTGTTTCTATTGCATATGAAGATGGACAAAGCTTCTTTCATTTCGGCATGTGTTGCTGGATTTTCAATCACCAGTAGTTTCGGAATGGTTAATCCTCCTTTCATTGAGACTTTTGACACCAACGACTCTGGTTGGC contains:
- a CDS encoding alpha/beta fold hydrolase; the protein is MVVEEVPPSLRLLYPFTPRRVRVKTGELSVVNEGEGPVVVMVHGNPSWSFLFRDLILRLRSSYRCIAVDHQGCGLSDPQKAPLRMEQHSDNLGMVLSELGVNRYALVAHDWGGAIGAHRAGLQAEKILATVFLNTAAFPVHRMPWQIRLARVPLLGRILMEQFNAFAIGAARQGVVNPLAEAVEDGFLFPWRERKSRRVVSRFVEDIPWRRSHPTWKTILQAEKGLKNLATKPCLLAWGLKDFCFDEVFLNEWIQRMPNAEVERYENAGHYVFEDAGEPLLERIEVFIGESVGAVLGG
- a CDS encoding VOC family protein; the protein is MGIRFLHTRIRVSDLEKSIEFYSKTCGFVVAKRNDKSPAGNQIAHLELPGNAHMLELTYSPDFKVEFPEDLMHTCIGVDDIVEHCQKLEDEGVEIWPENWKEKFTSGGSKMAFITDPDGYEVEILER